A window of Ananas comosus cultivar F153 linkage group 11, ASM154086v1, whole genome shotgun sequence genomic DNA:
CTAGTCCATGGAATAGCAACAAAGCTTGAAGGAATCCAAGTTATGATGGAACAAGGGCACAAACGCATCAATGCTCCCGTCTCCAATGAAGGATGGCAAGAGTATAAGCAGCCCCTCCACAGGAAGATAAGAGGGTACGAAGTAGTACGGGCTACCCCCGCCAAAATCCAGGTCGTAGAAGGGAAACCTTGTCCAGGAATCCACCTCTAGGTTAGGGCACAGCACCATCTCATCCGCATCAGCAGTCGGCATCAGACCCTCCTCCTCGGCCGCTCCAGAGCTCGAAAAGTCTATAAACGACTTGAAATAGCTATCCTCCACCTTGGCGACTTCTGTGCGGATGAGATCCGCAGCATACTGGAGCGGCCTCTTCATCAGCTCCCGCACGTTGGCGCGAGGGAAGGCCCAAAGGACTAGGTTGCCTGAGTACCCATCAGGCACAGCTGGGATCATCCTCCTGCGTCCGTCCACGGCAATTCGTACGTGGGTGGTCTCGCAACCGTTGAGGCCTCGCGCCTTCGTCACGACCCTCCATAAATGAGCCACCATGCACTGGAACGTAGTATATGGCTGGTCTCTCCCCGCGGATGCCATGGCCTTGAGCTTGGAGAGGAACTCCTTAGTAAAGTGTGCCTTGTGAATGACCACCTCATTCTTTAGTGGGTTCTCCGTGTTGCTGTCTCTACTCTTCTTGCTCTTGAACTCCACGCCACGATGCTCAAACTCGAGCTGCGGCGGCTGACGGGGGACAAAGAGCGAGGTGCGGTCGTGCAGCGGGAGGGGATTGATGGAAAGTCCGCGTGATGCGCGGCCCCACGAGACCAAGAAGTTGCTGGTGGCATGGCCATCAGAGATAACGTGGTGTAGCGAGAAACCTAGAACCAGAGATCCGCAAGCGAACCTCGTGAGTTGGACCAACAGCAGCTCCTCCACACCGTCGGCACTCGGATGAAAGTCCAGCAGAGAAGGAGAGGGCTTGAAGGGCATAGCATTGCTGAGGGTGGTGTCGACAGAGGCCTCGACGAACCGCACTCCTTCATCGCTGAGGAGTATTACTCGGTTGCCTTCGGAGTCCTCCCCGAACCTACCCGCGTACTCTCCATATTCTGCTAGCACCTTTGCAAGCCCCTCCTCGATCACGGAGTTGGGAGGAGTCGGCGGGCGAAATGCGTAGATGACGGCGACGTGTGTGTCGAAGGTCACCTTGTCGAACACACTCAGTGGAATGTGTTGAGTGGTCGTAAGTGGAGGACGAATATGATCAGCATTGTGTGCAGGCTTGATGATTCTCGAGCTCTCCACTACCACGTGCATGGAGAATTGGTTGAGCTTAACTAGAGATAGGACGGAAATATAAAGCTAAGTGAGATAGATATAGTGCTCTATCCCATAAGCTGTGCACACATGGGCATAAATAAGATAGTGGTGTCCGGTAGTTGCCAATGAGAAGCGGCTTCTAGGAGGAGAATGACGCTGCCTAATCAACTCATAGCACCGTAAGGTGATTTTCAGATCTATGAGGGTGAAATCCGTACATGCAATTAAAGATAACGTTAATTGATGAGATTTAGTTAGAATTAACTTAGTTATTTTACCTCAAATTGCTTTTTAATTCAGATATTAGTTATTTTTAGTATAATATACACACTCGTGATGGGTACTAGGATTAATTAAGTTTGACTGTTTTTAATGAACTTGGCCGAGTATAGCTGCTGCATGCATGAGAGCACGAGATTCTCCAACACTTAATAAAAAAGTCGaaaaggtttagggtttaaaatttaaaatttagatttaatttttttttttttttgagatataggtagcatgctacccgctttatttatttcatttcgaaataaacttatctagaaatgtgaatcaacaaggcttcgaacttgggacctcgggtatcaaccactaagccttttgccacttactctagagacggacggtattttagattttaaattgaaaattaaatttaatagtttgttcatattttatatttaaatttaaaaattaaaatataaatttaattttcaaataaaactcagtgaaaagttattatttttaccaaatatttttacaaaattatacaaaaaaattacttttatatcagATTGAGCCaaacattctaaaaattttattcaaaattattttcttcaaactaaaattaattcggcaaaaattactttttcagtaGTTTGACCAATTAATTAGCAggctccatatatatatatatatatatatatatatatatatatatatatatatatatataagaataNNNNNNNNNNNNNatatatatatatatctttctccAGTAAAATAGTTTTTGCTTCTGCCAAACATCTCAGtgtaattagtttaattttcttcctctctcttggGAAATCTATATACATCATAGCGAGTTGAAAGAACAAATAGAGGTGCGCTGCCGTAACAAATGGCATCAGCTAGCAGGCCCCTTTTTTGAAAGAATAATGCGTCAATGGCATTTAATGGTGCTAGCTAGCGGAGTCTTGAATGGTTTTCTGTTCTTGGATGATGGTCATATATACCCTACCCGTCTCATGCTtaattgctaaaaattaaaaaggtttAGTACATAACATAATTGATTGTAGAGCTTGATTTTCTATTTCCAAATGAAAACCATTGCATTTTTATATATGTGCCTAGGTAAACCAATAAAGTGCAttttaattatcaattttatctcATTACTTACTTCTgataatataaagaaagaaagaaattatgtTTTTCATTTATGCGTTAAATCAAGAATAGCCTTCTCATTGCTCATCATCAATGTAAAGCAAGACAATTTAATGTAATTTTCTTAGACGTTCACCTGCGTAGTGCATGCTACGGCAAGTGCAATATCTcctcctaattaattaagtttgttCTTTGCTTGAAATAAGAATCGATCCATTATTTAAACGTGCagaagttaattttattttggataaCTTCAACTTGCTCTCTCGGAATAtcgcatttttttattttgccatcttGTAGTTTAAAAAGTTAGACTTGAttaccctatggttttgcatGTCTTCAATTTGTCATTCCGTGATTCAAAATGTGTTATACTTAACTACCATgttgttttttaattataattatttattattaatcaGGGTACTCTgtgtgattttaaaaaaattaaatgttgCTTTACTATCCTAGTTGATGGCATACTCTTTTggaggaataaaaataaaattataagataattaagaaaaagtttttaaaacaCGGAGTGACAAAATGAAAATATACTATAACACAGGAaagtaaattaaagtttatcccCTTATTTTTGAACAATACTAGCCATACACTCCATACTATAGCATACAACCTACGTTCTaagaaatttctaatttgatcGAGGGGAAAATGTATTTTACTTCGGGGAACGATAACACCCGATGGAAGAATGCGGGCGTCTGTTCGAGCACTTTGGGGAACGATAACCTCTcttgattaaaatttttgaattatgaGAGTGTAAAATATACACCTCTAGATGGGAGTGCAAATGCTTTACTGTCTAAATGGTGGTGACATTTATTCACATAATGGGACTTTCAATGCAACAACCTTATTAGAActttatacataacatgtgAAAGCCTTTGGGAGAAGGAAGGATGTTTAGACCTCCTTCCCAATAGTGAAAAAGTGTGCTAACCactaagaaaatatttaaaagtagtATGTGCTTTACTCTGGAAGATGGGGATTCATCAATTTATGGTATAATAGGTGATGTGGTGACGCTCCATTGAAAACACTCTTTCCCGATATTTATGTCATAGTAGCACGGAAGTAAGTTTTAATCAAAGAGTGGTACTCCTCTCTAAGTTAGAAAAGGAGAAATATTCTGAGAGGAGTCGGGGTCGGAATGCCTAGGGGCGATAGCAAAACTATAGAGTTCAAGGTGTTACTTTTTGTTAGGATTCGTCCACATtgggacttatctaaaatatttctaattcatatgggataagaaataaatatttataattatctgaAATATTTCTAGTCCACATGGGATAAAGAATAAATCTAATAAATATATCCTAATCTGTTTAAATTTCTATCCATGTGAGATACAGTTAGAATAGGATTAGGATTAACATCTTTCTTATGGCCTATAAATATATGAGGTATTGGCCACATACATGACAcaagaaaaattagtaaaatctcTCCACGAAATTCTATCTCTTGGGTTTGCTCTAGGGCACCATCAAAAACTCTAGGAATTTGGGCGGTGTGCGGCGATCGACTctagtagccggattgcaacgagaaagaataatgtcacgccccgcgaccaccaatttggtcgattcgggtACGTctatagacgccgaacggacagaaccttcCCTGTCCGACCAAGGCTCTACCCACACATGTATAACAATAGCAATTCAAGCAAAGAGAATGCAAGTATACACGGTTTGTgtgagggcaagcaacaactaCCAAACAAGTGAAAGCTCTAAAGCTACTTCATACAaccatacaaccatacatgtcatttgattacatttaaaccaaatacaagttaACCACTTattttacattcattttttttattttcatacatATACATTATTTAACACATCCAACCAAAACATATGgattacatcatttatacattAATGTTCAACATAACAAAAGTTGAACCTATACATGGTACGACTAAACTCcagtggccgctatctacggcgcaatacccttgcctcgatcctcgaccgccccgctcgcgctaggatctgcagggttagtggtgtgagaactaaaagaagttcccaATGGATTCGGCCGCCGCCTCTGCCGACTAActcactaggtctattcagatATATGTAAGAAAAGGATAGATAGATCGCAAACCAAACTAATACTATTACAATGCCTACAAGAAAACTGGGTCAACAAATATATAATCACAAGTATAATGataatgcatgcttttccatttaCCTTGGCTTTCACCCAATTAACCCGGTTAACTCATGGTTAACCCCAAAAGCTTACAACCAAAATCCCTGTCGATCGGGGAGAATACCGCTGcaacccgagggaccgtcttctggggagaattccgctacacCCAGTGGTGACAACTCCGAAGCACACTGCTTGaaggggagctaccgccctcaagccaagacctaatgtgagtatgattcaatcctcaatttgaggatgTATAGCCAAACTTGCTATTCTTACCACAatgccacaatgccacaatgcTCTTAAGGTTTTACCCTACCTAGCATATCTTGTTCTCGGTGCCAATCATGCCtgctaatgtcaatgtcacatttgtttactattgtcatagtccatGTCGATAtcacacattcatagggttccaATACACATGGTCCAATAtatcaattcatatgttctcCTACCTAATTCATATATTCTCTACCTAGAAGCATACAATTGATTCTCAATCACCATTACATGTCACATAACCCTAAGATGCATGATTTTTACTATgcacatatatgctcaaagagGTGACAAAGACATAATGAGAAATTCAGTGatggagagcaccacccaccttgtagggatGCCAAGAAGCTACGATCCAACTTTCAGAATTTATAGCTGCCAATTTCTCCCAActacggcaaaacgaagccaaatggGGATTTTCCCCAATACTGTCGCGTAGACTTGTCGGAACTTCGAACCGAGTCTTCTAACGCGTCAGACTACCCGCCGATTAGGGTTACAAGAGATCAAATCTAGCTTAGATCTCCATAttcacaaaaccctaaaacaACCCTAGGTTTTACCATCTTCTCCAAATAAAGTCCTCAAATCATGGAGAAACATGATCAAATCCACCACTACATCCTCTAGAAACACAAACCAGAAGGAACtaccactaaaccctagcttagaGTCATGAAAACCCACCTTAGGTTCCAAGCTTTTCTCCAAGCCCTCTTGCACAAGCTAGCTTCCACCCAggcaagcttcttctccacccaaaaccctctcttggagcaaccctagtgagagagaagaagagagagagaaaagttcctagagagagaaagggatttCTCTTAGGTGTTGAGTGTGAGGAAATAAggccaaaaccctaaacctcccATATATACACACTCACACACATACAATTACACATAACCCCCTCTCCAAACAGGACTCAGCCATCCTTGGCCATTTtcgctctcggggtccggaccccgagagcaacatttgCAATTTTCGAGCTGAAAATTTTCCAGTTTGCTCTCCCATGTCCATAGACCCTACACAAGTCACCCCAAAGCATTCGGAATGAACAATGGACCGTTCTAACTCGTCCGACGGcgcttcggtcaatttgacggAAGTTCGGTACAACTCGTCGGGGATACGATATGTTACAAATAACGTGCGTGACAGATTCCGAGCGGATAGAAgagttcgtaaaacaagacAATATCAGATCctgataatcataatatattcCGCTGCgaaagaggtatgtaaaaatctataTGATTTTAGCATTTTCTTTTGGCCATTATTTTCTACCAACACTTTCAAATTTCTACATCATAGACAAGACTGAcaaaatctgttggagatagaATTCGAGGCTGTGTTTCACCATTAAATCAGTGTACATGTTGATCAGTGATGAGAGTGTTCGAAATGTTCTTCTGTTGAAAGTATGAGATCTGAAAATATTGTCTAAAGTTAAGTTTTTTATTTGGTTAGCCCTTTAAGAAACTCCTACTCATGGTTGATAATCTTCTCAAAAGAAATTGCTCTGGGAACCAACAATGGGTTATGTGTGGCACTGAAGTCAAAACTATCGATCATCTGCTTGTTGGATGCGTACTTAACAGATTTTTGATATTAACATTGTAGAAGGTAGACAAATTCTATGCTTTGTTGTGGAGGTTAGGGGTGTCAGGGAGCTTCTGTTGGGGACAGCACCCAAGGAACTACAGCAAAGGTGCTAGCTTCGGTTGTAGCTTGTTGGTGGACAATTTAGTGGGAATGAAACAATATGATATTTAAGAACCAATCTTCAAACCCCTTAGCGGCTGTTAGATGACTTCGGGATGTGGAGAGAGATTGGGTTGAAGTTTGCAGTACTAACTGATATATTTCAAATTAGTGGTgtaatctctatattatttatttctattttttcattTGTCGCCTTTCACTTTCTCGAGGCTCTATTGTCTGAATTTTCGtagctaaattttattttttaaatgaataaagcgggtagcatgctatctttatcttaaaaagataaaGGCTAGTTGCTTTAATAGTATCCCTTAATAACTTTGTCCCTTTTTAAGCTTTTGTCTTTTAACCCtgtttctttattttctacTATTAGATTTCtaggttttatatttttttttggtttcaataattaaaatttttgttatttttgatgGAATAAGCCACCTCATCTTCAATGTAGATTACCAagtgaaatttgaaatcaactattcaaaattttttacggAGCTTGGTGGTACACCCAGCTCGATGCTAAGAATGTCAGATGTTTAaagacactacaacaaaaacggtctatagcgacacttttaaatgtaggtacatgtcaaagaagtgctgctagctaaaattaccgacacttttaaaaagtgttgctatatgtggggtcgctaggtatatagtgacaattaaatagtgtcgctataacctaaaaaagtgctgctaatttaccaacacttatttaagcatttagcaatcgccgaaactctatctcgttggctgcggtggcggaggaggacgacaggaaaggctcttcgtctataatttcagtggattgagtgaagaga
This region includes:
- the LOC109717673 gene encoding agmatine coumaroyltransferase-2-like; the protein is MHVVVESSRIIKPAHNADHIRPPLTTTQHIPLSVFDKVTFDTHVAVIYAFRPPTPPNSVIEEGLAKVLAEYGEYAGRFGEDSEGNRVILLSDEGVRFVEASVDTTLSNAMPFKPSPSLLDFHPSADGVEELLLVQLTRFACGSLVLGFSLHHVISDGHATSNFLVSWGRASRGLSINPLPLHDRTSLFVPRQPPQLEFEHRGVEFKSKKSRDSNTENPLKNEVVIHKAHFTKEFLSKLKAMASAGRDQPYTTFQCMVAHLWRVVTKARGLNGCETTHVRIAVDGRRRMIPAVPDGYSGNLVLWAFPRANVRELMKRPLQYAADLIRTEVAKVEDSYFKSFIDFSSSGAAEEEGLMPTADADEMVLCPNLEVDSWTRFPFYDLDFGGGSPYYFVPSYLPVEGLLILLPSFIGDGSIDAFVPLFHHNLDSFKLCCYSMD